Proteins co-encoded in one uncultured Draconibacterium sp. genomic window:
- a CDS encoding FtsX-like permease family protein — translation MKNLRFIFRMFRRNPMLVFVNLPGLAIGLSAVLLLSVYLKHELSYDQHFQTKNNVLRLYSAVKEEGNITNYGICLRDAYTEIPLQVPEIRSATQIYNGWDITAEYEKQKFPNLQLLFADKDFFDVFGLELIQGNSNDALQGENNAVITRSTALKVFNTVDCVGKVLNVSEVPATVTGVVNDLPNNTHFNFDLLVSMQSVHPENWGGLELYTYFRIDENADLVAVGKKIAAANNELMKPWGEQFNLTSESGTERLADLHLHSVVDLDLSPKANLTHIFIIAGIAFLVMLIAMVNYINLYVLHGEKRIAEIGSRKSLGATQGTLSRLFFTETTVIGLLAFVLAIGLTALVQPSFAKLMQSQIELSDMFSFSGILLVLAILAVLILVSGAYPSYYLSKINLVNALKGKSTKVKRKSTMSRIAVISQFSISVFLISALVIVFAQINYLKEVPLGFNPENVTGITNLNSEVRKSASSIVDELSQLAFVEDAATSGHGMGQGSSGQGIKKYGAPGNLKGIDEYRVQPGFAKTMQLELVDGRYFNQSEADKKAVILNQAAAKMLGPDVKVGSLVDMFDEPLTVIAIAKDFYYIDHPGETIGPLVLTNYRNNVNNLYVRTKAGTTSAQLAQIDEVIKSYSPELIISKFQLTDVYANKFTNEERMIKLVTTGAGLAIIISFIGLMALSVLNVNRRRKEIGIRKVIGSTETQVVHELLKETFILVLIAIAIAFVGSYFTMQQWLQHFVNRVSITPVYFLISAAFALFIAFMAVGWQSWRAATRNPVEALRYE, via the coding sequence ATGAAAAACTTACGATTTATATTTAGAATGTTTAGGCGAAATCCTATGTTGGTTTTTGTCAACCTTCCCGGATTAGCCATCGGATTAAGTGCTGTTTTGCTCCTGTCGGTTTATTTGAAACACGAGCTAAGTTACGACCAGCATTTTCAAACAAAAAATAATGTTTTACGACTTTACAGTGCAGTAAAAGAGGAAGGTAATATCACTAATTACGGTATTTGTTTGCGCGATGCTTACACCGAAATTCCATTACAGGTTCCGGAAATAAGATCAGCTACTCAGATTTACAACGGATGGGACATAACTGCAGAATACGAAAAGCAAAAATTCCCCAATTTGCAGCTTTTGTTTGCCGACAAGGATTTCTTTGATGTTTTCGGACTGGAGCTCATTCAGGGAAATAGCAACGATGCCTTGCAGGGTGAGAACAATGCGGTAATTACCCGGTCAACTGCATTAAAAGTATTCAATACCGTTGACTGTGTTGGCAAAGTTTTGAATGTTTCGGAGGTCCCGGCTACGGTAACGGGTGTAGTAAACGATTTGCCCAACAACACACACTTTAATTTCGATTTATTGGTGTCGATGCAGAGCGTCCATCCTGAGAACTGGGGAGGACTGGAACTATACACCTATTTTAGGATTGACGAAAATGCCGATTTAGTCGCGGTTGGCAAGAAAATAGCTGCAGCCAACAATGAACTAATGAAACCTTGGGGCGAGCAATTTAACCTCACCTCTGAATCTGGAACAGAGAGATTAGCCGATTTGCACCTTCACTCAGTTGTCGATCTCGATCTATCGCCCAAAGCCAATCTAACACACATTTTTATTATTGCCGGCATTGCTTTTCTGGTGATGCTAATTGCTATGGTAAACTACATTAATCTGTATGTTTTGCATGGCGAAAAACGGATTGCTGAAATCGGTTCACGAAAATCGTTGGGAGCAACGCAAGGAACATTATCGCGTTTATTTTTTACTGAAACAACCGTGATTGGCCTTCTTGCTTTTGTTTTGGCAATAGGATTAACGGCACTTGTTCAACCCTCGTTTGCCAAACTAATGCAAAGCCAGATCGAGTTATCGGACATGTTTTCCTTTTCAGGAATTTTGTTAGTACTGGCTATTCTCGCGGTGTTAATTTTAGTGTCGGGGGCGTATCCCAGTTACTATTTATCGAAGATTAATCTTGTAAATGCACTTAAAGGGAAGTCCACGAAAGTAAAGCGCAAAAGTACCATGTCGCGCATTGCTGTTATTTCACAGTTTTCCATATCGGTTTTTCTTATCAGTGCGCTGGTAATTGTTTTTGCCCAGATAAATTATCTAAAAGAAGTGCCACTGGGTTTTAATCCCGAGAATGTAACTGGTATCACCAACCTGAATAGCGAGGTGCGAAAAAGTGCTTCGTCGATTGTTGATGAATTGTCGCAACTGGCCTTTGTTGAAGATGCAGCTACTTCCGGTCATGGCATGGGACAAGGATCGAGCGGACAGGGAATAAAAAAATATGGAGCGCCCGGTAATCTTAAAGGAATTGATGAATACCGTGTGCAGCCCGGATTTGCCAAAACCATGCAATTGGAACTGGTCGACGGTCGTTACTTTAATCAATCGGAAGCAGATAAAAAAGCGGTAATTCTTAACCAGGCAGCAGCAAAAATGCTGGGCCCTGATGTAAAAGTAGGTAGCCTGGTTGATATGTTTGATGAACCGTTAACAGTAATCGCTATTGCAAAAGATTTTTATTATATCGATCACCCGGGAGAAACAATTGGACCACTTGTTCTTACCAACTACCGCAACAACGTAAACAACCTTTATGTGCGTACAAAAGCAGGAACTACTTCTGCTCAACTAGCTCAGATTGATGAGGTGATTAAAAGTTATTCGCCGGAGTTAATTATTAGTAAGTTTCAGTTAACTGATGTATATGCCAACAAATTCACCAACGAAGAGCGAATGATAAAACTGGTAACTACTGGTGCCGGACTGGCCATCATCATCAGCTTTATTGGGTTAATGGCTCTTTCTGTTCTGAATGTAAACCGACGAAGAAAGGAAATAGGCATACGAAAAGTAATTGGAAGTACAGAAACACAGGTTGTGCACGAGCTGCTGAAAGAGACTTTTATTTTGGTTTTAATTGCTATTGCAATAGCTTTTGTTGGCAGCTACTTTACCATGCAGCAGTGGCTGCAACATTTTGTGAACCGCGTTTCCATCACTCCTGTGTATTTTCTGATTAGTGCTGCTTTTGCATTGTTTATAGCGTTTATGGCTGTAGGCTGGCAAAGTTGGCGGGCGGCAACGCGAAATCCGGTTGAGGCACTCAGATATGAGTAG
- a CDS encoding ABC transporter permease codes for MKLHQNIKLILRTFAKNKGVTLLNLIGLSVGITASLLIFLFVQKEKNTDKYIPDLDNIYVLTNETEPYLSKMMADHVNNEIAEFQAVSYGCNDWSSQIYLEYNNQSFEVKNMFNADSAFFSVFNFNTVYGNPQQGLMHADEIVLTRSLSQKIFGNENPIGKTITYNATYLSGQELTITAVVDDLPQSSTWNFEAVISLPTMCHISWYKRNMERWGTQSYYAFAKLNANSSEEEVRNKLAHINLDAVDEDFKADIHYDMVSYKNVYFNMLEMEDMAHGNKLTLSIIAIIGVLILLLSCVNYINMVTAQQGKRYKSFGLFKTMGDNRWGIIRATTIEAAMLLIASVIVSFALTSLLLPGLNSLTNSRFTINALSNGSFVVINLAILGLMILITGIIPGYIFSNKPTTELIHKKQSSQGNPVLRNGLLVFQFVVSIALISSIIIIHRQNNYIQHCDTGFTKENIVYIKTNDDIKSHIKAFKSELHQMPGIFDMTFAEDELIAIDQEWGNGFVNKGEYSDIEFTKLAVSANFFDFFGIPLKEGQFFSENSKGKEDIIINEAAKADFKVEEITDARLTRGDASKGHIIGVAKNYNFETLHVPVRPLVYMSSGDCDNVLYLKVDAANMTAFKSTMNNVKKAWNDISPMFPMEYQFLDQAFAAQYTKEAQFQKFLMLTTLISLILSCLGLIGLTYFIMEQRTKEIGVRKVNGATISEVVTLLNKDFVKWVAIAFVIATPIAYYAMNKWLENFAYKTNLSWWIFALAGVLALGIALLTVSWQSWRAATRNPVEALRYE; via the coding sequence ATGAAACTGCATCAAAATATAAAATTAATATTAAGAACGTTTGCTAAAAACAAAGGCGTTACGCTGCTTAACCTTATTGGATTATCAGTTGGAATTACTGCAAGTTTGCTGATTTTTCTGTTTGTTCAAAAGGAGAAAAATACTGATAAATATATTCCTGATCTGGATAATATTTATGTGTTAACCAATGAAACCGAACCATATCTCTCAAAGATGATGGCAGATCACGTTAATAATGAAATAGCAGAATTTCAGGCAGTTTCTTATGGTTGTAACGATTGGTCGTCACAAATATATTTGGAGTACAACAATCAGAGTTTTGAAGTAAAGAATATGTTCAATGCTGATTCGGCATTTTTCAGTGTATTTAATTTTAACACCGTGTATGGCAATCCACAACAAGGCTTAATGCACGCCGATGAGATTGTGCTGACACGTTCGTTGTCGCAAAAAATATTTGGAAACGAAAACCCAATTGGAAAAACCATTACCTACAATGCTACCTATTTATCCGGTCAGGAATTAACGATTACAGCCGTAGTTGACGACCTGCCACAATCCAGTACGTGGAATTTTGAAGCTGTTATTTCATTGCCAACAATGTGTCACATCAGTTGGTACAAACGAAATATGGAACGATGGGGAACTCAAAGCTATTATGCTTTTGCAAAACTCAATGCCAATTCATCCGAAGAAGAAGTAAGAAATAAACTAGCCCATATCAATCTCGATGCTGTTGATGAAGACTTTAAGGCAGATATTCATTACGATATGGTTTCGTATAAGAATGTGTACTTTAATATGTTGGAGATGGAAGATATGGCTCACGGGAATAAACTAACCTTGTCGATTATAGCCATTATTGGTGTGCTGATTCTGTTATTGTCGTGCGTAAATTACATCAATATGGTAACGGCACAACAAGGAAAACGCTATAAATCCTTCGGATTATTTAAAACAATGGGCGATAACCGCTGGGGCATTATCCGTGCCACCACAATTGAAGCGGCAATGTTATTGATCGCCTCCGTTATTGTTTCGTTTGCATTAACAAGTTTACTGCTGCCGGGACTTAACAGTTTAACAAACTCTCGTTTTACTATCAATGCCTTGTCTAATGGTAGTTTCGTTGTAATAAACCTTGCAATATTGGGATTAATGATTTTAATTACCGGAATTATTCCCGGATATATTTTCAGCAACAAACCCACCACCGAGTTAATTCATAAAAAACAATCGTCACAAGGGAATCCGGTTTTACGTAATGGATTGCTTGTGTTTCAATTTGTGGTATCAATTGCATTAATTTCTTCGATAATCATTATCCATCGTCAAAATAATTACATTCAACATTGCGATACCGGATTCACAAAAGAGAACATTGTTTACATTAAAACGAACGATGATATTAAGTCGCATATAAAGGCGTTTAAAAGCGAACTACACCAAATGCCCGGTATTTTTGATATGACTTTTGCCGAAGACGAATTGATTGCTATCGATCAGGAGTGGGGAAATGGATTTGTCAATAAAGGCGAATACAGCGATATCGAATTTACTAAACTTGCTGTTTCGGCTAATTTCTTCGATTTCTTTGGGATTCCATTAAAAGAAGGACAATTTTTTTCGGAAAATTCAAAGGGAAAAGAAGATATCATCATCAACGAGGCAGCAAAAGCCGATTTCAAAGTTGAAGAAATCACCGATGCACGTCTTACTCGCGGCGATGCCAGCAAGGGGCACATTATTGGTGTTGCAAAAAACTACAATTTTGAAACCTTACACGTACCGGTTCGTCCGTTGGTATATATGTCATCTGGCGATTGCGACAATGTGCTTTACCTAAAAGTTGATGCAGCCAATATGACTGCATTCAAAAGTACAATGAACAATGTGAAAAAAGCGTGGAACGACATTTCTCCGATGTTCCCGATGGAATATCAGTTTCTCGATCAGGCATTTGCCGCTCAGTATACTAAAGAAGCTCAATTTCAGAAGTTTCTAATGCTAACAACACTTATATCGCTTATTCTTTCGTGTTTAGGCTTAATTGGGTTAACCTACTTTATTATGGAACAACGCACCAAAGAAATCGGCGTACGCAAAGTAAACGGAGCTACCATCAGCGAGGTAGTTACATTACTTAATAAAGATTTTGTGAAATGGGTCGCCATTGCTTTTGTAATAGCAACGCCTATTGCTTATTACGCTATGAATAAATGGCTAGAAAACTTCGCCTACAAAACAAATTTGAGTTGGTGGATTTTTGCATTGGCTGGAGTGTTGGCCTTGGGAATTGCTTTGCTCACAGTAAGCTGGCAAAGCTGGCGGGCAGCAACTCGGAACCCGGTTGAAGCACTACGATATGAATAG
- a CDS encoding ABC transporter permease gives MLHFKRILKSIFKYKTSSGLTLLSLVIAFTGIIILALYVSWEKSFDKFHENADSVYRLETALYNDQVPAKIGKIIREKVPEVEKLTPLWIYSGKITTPKLNETNDSFQKSAMFAEESFLDIFTFPLKIGNKETALKDPHSAVVSESFSKSLFGDVNPVGENIIVQDIQYVVTGVMKDFPKNSSLQTDCLLSFSTYKEEPQYSYFDEWNEWSFNIFFSLVDGATPHLVIEKMNEIEIVQQIKEEMSSQQAENGELIILRPLTEVHFVPGSGSYVNPVILNVFTLLIVILIIMGAVNFINFATSQAPFRSKSLSITRMLGGKRMSSMAQIIFESVFLSLFAMTVSLLIYWALFQRIESFFSIQGLSLNGRYFFLLLFAGFAVLFGIIAGFYPARYVTSSPLAQSVKGNAHFSGKGKTIRNALVIVQFAFTIGLITSAFVIEKQLNFWRNFDIGINKEHVVYLNTTNDLRDHYQAFADELMKSNEISDYTYTQFIPGQVWMGWGRNVEGQQIQMKCWPIDEHFLSFFNIQVDEGRGFNPCTESDINTFILNEKGKETFGWDNSLERQIDGFGFSGPLVGIAKDFNFLSLKGEVEPMIFWRTNERKNRLLLRLQPGNYTQSIAYIKNTAQKFDPKNPVEVQFLDDSLNALYNKEEKIARFIEFVALWTILLSVTGLLGLIVFISRDRIKEIGVRKVNGATIAEVVILLNKDFVKWVLIAFVVAIPASWYAMSKWLENFAYKTTLNWWIFALAGVLALGIALLTVSWQSWRAATRNPVEALRYE, from the coding sequence ATGCTACACTTTAAACGTATATTAAAGTCAATTTTTAAATACAAAACATCATCCGGATTAACCTTATTAAGCTTGGTAATCGCTTTTACCGGAATTATTATATTGGCATTGTATGTGTCGTGGGAAAAAAGTTTCGACAAATTTCATGAAAATGCTGATTCTGTTTATCGCTTGGAAACAGCGCTTTATAACGATCAGGTTCCGGCAAAAATCGGAAAGATTATCCGTGAGAAAGTGCCGGAAGTCGAAAAGCTTACCCCCTTATGGATATACAGCGGCAAAATTACTACCCCAAAACTGAATGAAACCAATGATAGCTTTCAGAAATCGGCCATGTTTGCCGAAGAGAGTTTCCTGGATATTTTCACTTTTCCGTTAAAAATAGGTAACAAGGAAACAGCTTTAAAAGATCCTCATTCGGCTGTGGTCTCCGAATCATTTTCGAAATCACTTTTTGGCGATGTAAATCCTGTTGGCGAAAATATTATCGTGCAGGATATTCAATATGTGGTTACAGGAGTAATGAAAGATTTTCCAAAAAACTCCTCGTTGCAAACCGATTGTCTGCTTTCGTTTTCTACCTATAAAGAAGAACCGCAGTACAGTTATTTTGATGAATGGAACGAATGGAGTTTTAATATTTTTTTCAGCCTGGTAGATGGTGCTACTCCCCATTTGGTAATCGAAAAAATGAATGAAATAGAGATTGTACAGCAGATAAAGGAAGAGATGAGTAGCCAGCAGGCAGAAAATGGAGAACTGATTATTCTGCGCCCGTTAACCGAGGTGCATTTTGTGCCGGGATCGGGAAGCTATGTTAATCCGGTAATCTTAAACGTATTTACTTTACTGATTGTGATTCTGATAATAATGGGAGCCGTAAACTTTATCAATTTCGCTACTTCTCAGGCTCCGTTTAGGTCTAAATCACTCTCAATTACCCGCATGCTTGGCGGAAAACGAATGTCGTCGATGGCGCAGATTATTTTTGAGTCGGTTTTTCTTTCATTGTTTGCAATGACTGTTTCGTTGTTGATTTACTGGGCATTGTTTCAGCGTATCGAATCGTTTTTCAGCATTCAGGGATTAAGCCTGAATGGCCGTTATTTTTTCCTTTTACTATTTGCCGGTTTTGCCGTTTTGTTTGGAATAATAGCCGGATTTTATCCGGCGCGCTATGTTACTTCGTCGCCGCTGGCACAAAGTGTTAAAGGAAATGCTCATTTTTCAGGAAAAGGAAAAACAATCCGAAACGCCTTGGTAATTGTTCAGTTTGCTTTTACAATTGGTTTAATTACCTCGGCCTTTGTTATCGAGAAACAACTGAATTTCTGGCGGAATTTCGATATCGGTATCAACAAAGAACATGTTGTTTATTTAAACACAACCAACGATTTACGCGATCATTATCAGGCTTTTGCCGATGAGTTGATGAAAAGCAATGAAATATCGGACTACACGTATACGCAGTTTATTCCCGGACAAGTTTGGATGGGGTGGGGAAGAAATGTTGAGGGGCAACAAATTCAAATGAAATGCTGGCCAATCGACGAGCATTTTCTTTCTTTCTTCAACATTCAGGTTGACGAAGGCAGAGGTTTTAACCCCTGCACCGAATCCGATATTAATACGTTTATCCTGAACGAAAAGGGAAAAGAGACTTTTGGTTGGGATAATTCACTTGAACGCCAGATAGATGGTTTTGGCTTTTCAGGACCATTGGTAGGGATTGCCAAAGATTTTAATTTCCTATCGTTGAAAGGCGAAGTTGAGCCGATGATTTTTTGGCGAACTAACGAACGAAAAAACAGACTTTTGCTTCGTTTGCAGCCCGGAAATTATACCCAATCCATTGCTTACATTAAAAATACTGCGCAAAAGTTCGATCCTAAAAATCCGGTGGAAGTGCAATTTCTCGACGATTCGTTAAATGCACTGTACAACAAAGAAGAGAAAATAGCACGTTTTATCGAGTTTGTGGCATTGTGGACCATTCTGCTGTCGGTTACCGGATTGCTGGGGTTAATCGTTTTTATAAGCCGCGATAGAATTAAGGAAATTGGTGTGCGAAAAGTAAATGGAGCCACCATTGCCGAAGTTGTAATATTGCTCAATAAAGACTTCGTAAAGTGGGTACTAATTGCCTTTGTTGTGGCTATTCCTGCGTCCTGGTATGCCATGAGCAAATGGCTCGAAAACTTCGCCTACAAAACCACACTTAACTGGTGGATATTTGCTTTGGCAGGAGTGCTGGCATTGGGAATTGCCTTACTGACGGTGAGTTGGCAGAGCTGGCGGGCTGCCACACGGAATCCGGTGGAGGCTTTACGCTATGAGTAA
- a CDS encoding ABC transporter ATP-binding protein — MIKTENLTKVFRTEEVETSALNEVNLHVKKGEFVAIMGPSGCGKSTLMNIIGLLDNPSGGKYYFDGSEVGQLKERNRTMLRKGNIGFVFQSFNLIDELNVYENVELPLIYLKLKARERKEMVEKVLERMKIAHRAKHFPQQLSGGQQQRVAIARAVVANPKLILADEPTGNLDSKNGLEVMNLLTELNREGTTIVMVTHSLHDSEFAHRVVNLFDGMIITEEVKKEMGEILL; from the coding sequence ATGATAAAGACAGAAAATCTAACAAAAGTATTTCGCACCGAAGAGGTGGAAACCAGTGCATTAAATGAGGTAAACTTACACGTGAAAAAAGGAGAATTCGTAGCCATTATGGGGCCATCGGGTTGTGGAAAATCAACTTTAATGAATATCATTGGCTTATTGGATAATCCCAGCGGCGGTAAATATTATTTTGATGGCTCGGAGGTTGGGCAGTTAAAAGAACGTAACCGCACCATGTTACGCAAAGGAAACATTGGCTTCGTGTTTCAGAGTTTTAACCTGATCGACGAATTAAACGTGTACGAAAATGTGGAGTTGCCACTAATCTACTTAAAACTAAAAGCCCGCGAGCGCAAGGAAATGGTAGAGAAAGTGCTGGAACGGATGAAAATTGCTCACCGTGCCAAACACTTTCCGCAGCAACTTTCTGGTGGTCAGCAGCAGCGTGTGGCCATTGCCCGTGCAGTAGTTGCTAATCCGAAGTTAATTCTTGCCGATGAGCCCACCGGTAACCTCGATTCGAAAAACGGACTGGAAGTAATGAATCTGCTTACCGAACTCAACCGCGAAGGAACTACCATTGTAATGGTAACTCACTCGTTGCACGATTCTGAATTTGCACATCGTGTTGTAAACCTGTTCGATGGTATGATTATTACCGAAGAGGTGAAGAAGGAAATGGGAGAGATTCTGCTTTAA
- a CDS encoding FtsX-like permease family protein yields the protein MSFLHFKNSIRFLLKKKSYLLINILGLGVGIATFLILFMYVYNDFTYNSFNKNLENIYRVREGQGEQTKGLLLAEMLKQIPEVENGTRIFDWDGYRLAYNDIASPENIIYVDTGFFSVFTFPFIEKGSGDHIKEKYNAVVSKDFAERFFGDEPAVGKQLQVQFGDIYLTVNGVVDIPDNSSVKFDIVTSYETGETISPWVKQVHDWYNTFSMTYVLLKSGTNPEDIYGKIQQIAETNFLTGANEKPEMNLLAFKEYHSEQESNQTLIIILGVIALGILSIAMVNFINLTITNSLGRAKEIGVKKVVGAGKGFLIRQIMTESLMISLIALLLGVLLSLFFLPQFNQLYNTRLHFSFTQNKLLMPILISVWLLVGLLSGAVPAMYLSRMGSIDSLRGKLIKNGKVRMSKYSLVVVQFVIAIVLISGTFLMQKQIRFMINQDPKFDKENVVVAELNSWEFKDLEAASLKYKRIAEELKASPFVESVCFSQCTPGNYSQNYNNFYTEGESDVESIHLRKAYVGKNYFKTFGIKLIDGEGFSDETRNYERNMVLNKKAMEKLGYESVTDQILHESVRSGTANKIIGEVEDFAYQGAQYETQAVAHIFADQENYTNWSYLSVKSKPGTNLQVLDLLKDSWRTTQPESELSFFFADDKLNEQYREYEKIKQIITWFSLVAIVLSCIGLFALSSYAISRRIKEIGVRKVNGAKVGEVITLLNRDFLRWVVISFVIAVPISWYALNRWLEGFALKTTLSWWVFALAGLLALGIALLTVSWQSWRAATRNPVEALRYE from the coding sequence ATGAGTTTTCTACACTTTAAAAATAGTATCCGGTTTCTTTTAAAAAAGAAAAGTTATCTCCTGATTAATATTCTGGGGCTAGGGGTAGGAATAGCTACGTTTTTAATTCTTTTTATGTACGTGTATAACGATTTTACGTACAATTCTTTTAATAAGAATTTGGAAAATATTTATCGTGTGCGCGAAGGGCAGGGCGAGCAAACAAAAGGTTTATTGCTGGCAGAAATGCTTAAACAGATACCCGAAGTTGAAAATGGAACCCGAATTTTTGACTGGGATGGATACAGGCTTGCCTACAACGACATCGCTTCTCCCGAAAACATAATATACGTTGATACGGGTTTTTTCTCGGTATTTACTTTTCCATTTATTGAAAAGGGTTCAGGAGATCATATAAAAGAAAAGTACAATGCAGTTGTTAGTAAAGATTTTGCCGAGCGTTTTTTCGGCGACGAACCTGCTGTAGGAAAACAGTTGCAGGTGCAATTCGGCGACATTTACCTTACAGTGAACGGTGTTGTTGATATTCCCGATAACTCATCGGTAAAATTCGACATTGTTACATCTTACGAAACAGGTGAAACCATTTCTCCGTGGGTAAAACAGGTACACGACTGGTACAATACATTTTCGATGACTTATGTTTTGTTAAAAAGCGGAACAAACCCTGAGGATATTTACGGCAAAATACAGCAAATTGCCGAAACGAATTTTTTAACAGGTGCAAACGAAAAACCTGAAATGAATTTGCTCGCTTTTAAAGAGTATCATTCCGAACAGGAATCAAATCAAACGCTCATTATCATTCTTGGAGTTATCGCCCTTGGAATTTTGAGTATTGCTATGGTAAATTTTATCAACTTGACGATTACCAATTCACTTGGGCGAGCCAAAGAGATTGGTGTAAAAAAAGTAGTTGGTGCGGGTAAAGGTTTTTTGATTCGCCAAATCATGACCGAATCTTTAATGATTAGTTTAATTGCTTTGTTGCTTGGTGTGCTCCTGTCTTTGTTTTTTCTGCCTCAATTCAATCAACTTTATAATACTCGTCTTCACTTTAGTTTCACGCAAAATAAACTGTTAATGCCGATTCTTATATCGGTCTGGCTCTTAGTGGGTTTGCTGTCAGGAGCTGTTCCGGCAATGTATTTGTCGCGGATGGGATCGATAGACAGTTTGCGCGGCAAGCTTATAAAAAACGGCAAGGTAAGAATGTCGAAGTATTCGCTTGTTGTGGTTCAGTTTGTAATTGCGATTGTCCTGATTTCCGGAACTTTTTTAATGCAAAAGCAGATTCGCTTTATGATTAATCAGGATCCGAAATTTGATAAGGAGAATGTGGTTGTGGCTGAATTAAATAGTTGGGAGTTTAAGGATTTGGAGGCCGCATCGTTAAAATACAAGCGGATTGCCGAAGAGCTAAAAGCAAGCCCATTTGTGGAATCGGTTTGTTTTTCGCAATGTACTCCGGGAAATTACAGCCAGAACTACAATAATTTTTATACCGAAGGAGAAAGCGATGTGGAAAGTATTCACCTTCGGAAAGCGTATGTCGGGAAAAATTACTTCAAAACTTTTGGCATTAAACTAATTGATGGGGAAGGGTTTTCAGACGAGACACGAAATTATGAGAGAAACATGGTTTTGAATAAAAAAGCAATGGAAAAGTTGGGTTACGAAAGTGTAACAGATCAAATTCTTCATGAAAGTGTAAGATCGGGTACGGCCAACAAAATAATAGGGGAAGTGGAGGATTTCGCCTATCAGGGGGCACAGTATGAAACACAGGCTGTTGCACACATTTTCGCTGATCAGGAAAATTATACCAACTGGAGTTATCTGTCGGTAAAATCAAAACCGGGAACTAATTTGCAGGTTTTGGATTTATTAAAAGACAGTTGGAGAACTACTCAGCCGGAATCTGAACTATCCTTCTTTTTTGCAGATGACAAACTGAACGAACAATACCGGGAATATGAAAAAATTAAACAAATTATTACCTGGTTCTCACTGGTAGCCATTGTTCTTTCCTGCATTGGTTTGTTTGCACTTTCATCCTATGCCATCTCTCGCAGAATTAAGGAAATAGGAGTACGGAAAGTAAATGGTGCAAAAGTAGGAGAGGTAATAACTTTGCTAAACCGTGATTTCTTGCGATGGGTAGTCATTTCGTTTGTGATTGCTGTACCGATCTCGTGGTATGCACTAAACCGCTGGCTCGAAGGTTTTGCCCTAAAAACTACTTTAAGCTGGTGGGTTTTTGCTTTGGCCGGTTTACTGGCGCTAGGCATTGCCTTGTTAACCGTTAGTTGGCAAAGCTGGCGGGCGGCTACGCGAAATCCGGTGGAAGCGTTGAGGTATGAGTAA